From the genome of Methanothrix soehngenii GP6:
GTCGCGATTGCCTGATAAAGGTCATCTATATTCGATCCCTCTAAAGCAGAGATTGGGACGATGGAATGCTGGGGAAAGGCAGCGCTGATTCTGGAGGGGGAAGCATTGGGCAGGTCCATCTTATTGGCCACAATAAGAAGAGGCAACTTTCTCGCTTCCATATTGCCTATCACTGTCACATTGACCTGGGTGTAGGGGTCTTCGGTCGAGTCCATAACCAACAATACACCATCCAGGTCGTCTAACCATTTGATGGCCTCTATAACCCCTTCCGTGGCCTCCTTGGCTCTTTTCTTGGATTCAGTCTCTGAGAGCCCAAAGGCCATAAACTCCTTAAAATCGATCTTTGTCGCCATCCCCGGCGTATCAACTATATCCAGCTCGATGCTAGATCCATTGGCATTGATGACAAGCCCTTCTCTCCTCATCGCCCTGCGGGTCTCGTGAGGAATCGGAGAGACCGTTCCAATAGCATCTCCTGTGCTCCAATCCTTTAGTATTCGATTGGCCAGAGTGGTCTTTCCGGCATTAGGCGGGCCATACAATCCGATCCTGGCCCTCTTCTTCTTGAAGATCTTTCTTATCCAGCCTCCAAGGTTCTCCCTGAAGCTGCTCATGAAACCCATATACTACCTCAGATCAGACTAGGACATATCTGTACTAATAATTTTCCATGTCTTATCTATATTTTTTGTCTGATGGAGAGATAGCATGGATGCCCTGGGCCGGACAGCAGGATACAAAGCCATCGAACTGGCCGCTGCTGCGCAACCTCTTCCAGGCGTCCTTAAGCGATACCTCGCGTATATCGTCATAGCTATCCTGCATGTATGGACAGGCCCTGACCCTGCCGTCAACTGCCACATGCATCCATCTCCTTCCCGCCATGCACCCCAGCATCTGGCCTTCGAAATAGGTATTTGCAAAAAGACGGGGACCACCTGGTGTGGAATTGATCTTGCGGTAGATGTTTATGATCTTCTCCCTCTCGATCTGGGTGAGAGCCTGCTCAGGGCTTTTTGGCATGCCCTCCCAAACGGAGAGCTCCTGGACCCCCAGCTCTGTGGCCAGCTCATAAAGCTCCATTATCCTGTCCACCTGGCCGGAGAGAATGTGGCAGGACATGGTTACCAACAGGCCGGTATCAAGAGCAATGCGAATCGCCTCCAGTGCTTTGGCATGAGCGCCTGCAACGCCCCTCACTCGATCGTGCTCCTCAGGATTGATGCTGTAGACCCCGATTATCAGATTATAGAGCCCTGCCTCTCGGAGTTTGACTGCCTTTTCCACTGTCATCTCCAGGCCTGGGGTGAACAGATTAACCACTGCCTTCTCCGGGTCCACATGCCTTATCAACTCAAAGATGTCCTCTCTGAGGAGAGGATCTCCCTCGGTAAAGGTTATGATACATGTTCCCATATCCAGGGCCTGGTCGATGACCCTCTTGATCTCTTCCGAGCTCAGTTCACCCTCGCCCTCTTTTATCAGACAGTGGTCGCATTTGGCGCCGCAGCTCCTGGTGACCTCAATGGAGACGGTCTGGGGTACAGGTCTTCCTATTGCGGTCTTGGCCTCATTTACCAGCAGCCTCTTGAATGGGCCGCTGGGAATGGGTGGAAGCCAGGTGCTGGCAACCAGATCCTTCAGCCTGACCTGGGCAGGCTTCTCCTCTTCTAGCCTCTGGTTTACCATATTCAAAACCGGCTGGATCATTCGCGCCAGGGCGCCCTGGGCTTGCAGGGCCCGAGCGTCCCTATCAAAGTCCACACAAAGAGCGGGCGTCTTGATAAGCTGGGTCATTGGAACCCCTTTTCTCAGTGCAGTTATAGAGTTATCGCCCAGAGGAAGGGCCTGGATGAAGCTATTTAGAGAGCCGGCTGGAATTATAAGAGATAAGATTAAATCGATCCATCCTCCTATACCAAAATGGTGTTGACAAAGTGTCTGAAGTTGTACTGGCCTATTCCGGTGGCCTGGATACATCGGTTTGCATTCCTCTCCTCCGGGAGCGCTACGGATTTGATAAAATAGTTACCGTTCTGGTGGACGTCGGCCAACCAAGGTCGGATATAGAACGAGGGAACCTGAGGGCAAAGCAGCTGGCAGATGAGCATTATACTATAGATGCCAGGGAGGAGTTCGTGGAGAAATGCCTCTTCCCCCTGATCAAGGCCAACGGCTCATATGAGGGATACGTTCTAGGAACGGCCATTGCTCGTCCCCTCATCGCCAGCAAATCGGCGGAGATTGCTGATAAGCTGGGGATAAAGAACCTGGCCCACGGATGCACCGGCCGCGGCAACGATCAGCTCCGCTTCGAGGCCATATTCAGGGCCACGGATTGTCGGGTGATAGCTCCCATGAGAGAGCTGGACCTGGCTCGCGAGTGGGAGATAGACTATGCGCGCGAGCACGGCATCGATGTGCCTGTGACCAAAGATAAGCCCTGGTCTATCGATGAGAACATCTGGTCTCGGTCGATTGAAGGGGGAAAGCTCGAGGATCCCTACTTCGAGCCGCCGGAGGAGATCTATGGCTGGACGAAGACCCCTAGCTCTGACCGGTCCGCCCAGATAGTTGAGATCGGATTCAAAGAGGGCGTGCCCGTCTCATTGGATGGAAAGCAGATGAACGGCATGGAGCTGATCGAGAAGCTCAATCAGATCGGCGGCGAGCACGGCGTGGGCAGGACGGACATGATCGAGGACCGGGTTATGGGGCTGAAGGCGCGAGAGAATTATGAGCATCCTGCGGCCACCATCCTCCTGACGGCCCATAAGGATCTGGAGCGCCTGGTATTATCTCGCAATGAGCTCCGCTTCAAGGTCATGGTGGACGAATTCTGGTCTGAGCTGGCTTATATGGGCCTGGTGGAGGATCCCCTCTATGCCGACCTGAATGCCTTCGTTGACCAGTCCCAAAAGAGGGTGAACGGCTCGGTAAAGATAAAGCTCTTCTGCGGCAGCGCCATTTCAGTAGGCCGCCAGTCTCCGGATGCCCTTTATTCCCAGGATATGGTCTCCTTCGATTCCCAAACTTTAAGCCAAAAGGATGCAGAGGGCTTTGCCAAGTATCATGGCTTCCAAGCCAGGCTATTGAAGAGGAAGGGAAGGTAAAGGAGAGCATTTATTTGATATCGCCTCCATACAATACCGATATGTCCAAACTGGTGATATCTGAAGAGGCCAGATATGAGGATCTGGCAGATCTCGCAATAGCCCTCAATGAGATCGTTCGGCTTCCTGTAACCATGAGAGGATTGAAATATCCAGGCGTTCGGGTGGAGAACGGCAAGGTCGTGGATGGGAACTATACCGGCCCCATCCTGGAAGAGGTCATAAGAACCGGGAAGGCCATTCGAACCATTCCAAAGAGCGGTGCCTTTAAGGGCGTTCCAGTATCAGTTGCACCCATAGTGGTGGAGGGACGGACTGTTGCCGCCATCGGCATAGTGGATGTGATTGGAACGATCGATATCCCAGAAGTCTTCGGGGCCTATGCTGATGTAGTAGCTCAGGTTAGAGGGAAGGCTCCTGAGAAAAAATGAGGATTCGAAAAGCAGAGCCAAAGGATCTGCCACAGATGGTGCAGATCGAATCGCTCTGCTTTCCGGATGATACAGCCTTTCCGCCGGGGATGTTTGCCTACCTGATCCGTTATGCAGTGGCGATAGTCGCCTGTGAGCCTGAGGATCAGATATTGGGATTCATAATCGGATATAACAGCGGGAATGCAGGAGCGGTCTACACTCTGGATGTCCATACCGGCTACCGAAGGAGGGGAATTGGCAAAGAGCTATTGCTGTCCCTGGAGAAGAGGCTCGCTATGATGGGTGCCAGGGCTATTCGCCTGGAGGCCTCCCTGGAGAAGCCAGAGGCTATCGAGCTCTACCGCAAGGCAGGGTACAGGGAAAGGGAGATTGTCCGGAACTACTACGGCCGGGGATGCCATGCTGTGCGGATGTGGAAGATCCTGCAGCCTTTAAGCTCGCTGCCTGGAATTGATAGTGCATGACTTTTATCTCAAATGCCGCTTATTCTTTCTCTGGTGGGCTTAGCCCTAAATCTGAGACTCTATTAGTTTAATGGTAGTGCTTGCTGGCCTGGATTACCGATAAACTGGGTATCAGGATTCAGATCTGCTATTGAATCGTTTATATAGGTTCTTGAAAAGTATAGACATCGGAGAGAGCGAAAATTAGATATAAATGAGATTGAGAGCAAAAGAAGTTCGGGGTGTGAAGTGTGATAAAAGAATATACTAAAGGCAAGCTTTGCCAATATCTAATAACATTCATTCTCTGTGGGCTGCTGATTCCCAGTAGCGTCTCGGCCCAGTGCGGAGACTGTGACGACAGAAATCCCTGTACCAAGGACTTCTGCAATGGAACGAAATGCGAGCATACTCCTCAGAGCTGCTTTGAGGACTCATTCATGGAATATGATGATTCCGGCGAGACTTTCAATGGCAGCATGGGTAGGAATGCAAGTGGCTACAATGCCACCATGGGAGTGCAGTTCCAGGGGACCGGCGAGGTTCAGACTCCTGCTCCCATAATCTGCGAGGACTACAATCTCTGTACCATCGATTATAGCGGCCCTGCAGGCTGCACACATGATCCTGTGAGCTGCGACGATGGCAATCCCCTAACCACCGATTACTGCACAGCAACAGGTTGCATTAACGATCCAGTAAACTGTGATGATGGCAATCCCTGCACAAGCGATTACTCGAGTCTGGCGGGCTGCATGCACGATCCTGTAAGCTGCGACGACTCCAATCCATGCACTACCGATAGTTGTGGGGCAATGGGCTGCGTTAACGATCCGGTGAACTGTGATGATGCCAGTGAGGATGTTCGCTCATACTGCGGTTGCCCCTCTCAGCCGGACAGGTTTGATGCCGGCTTTCTAACGCCTCAGAATGAAACCCTTTCTGCCATTCAGCCGAATTTGGAGAATTATGCAGATGGCAATGCCACCCAAGAGGAGAATTTCACCCAAGAAGGGAATGAGAGTGGTAGCTTAGAGATGGATGTCAACACCAAGGATGAGGGCAATGAAACCGAGATCATCTCCCTGTCCCCAATATGCGACTGCATCAATGACAGCGCTCAGGAATGCTGCAGTAGTGTTGGCTCAAATGGGAATGAAACCTCTGAGAATTCCAGCGCAGCCGATGGGCATCTGATGGTGGCTTCCAACTACACCCAAGCTTCAGACTGCGATGATGGCGATCCATGCACCGATGACCATTTCGTCAATGGCAAGTGCATGCATTATACGAAGACCTGTAACGACAATATACCCTCAAACTTCGATTATTGCTATCAGGGGGATTGCGTTCATTCTCCGATAAACTGCGATGACGGAGACAAATGCACCATCGATTCCTATAACGGGACGGCATGCGTGCATAGCCCAAGGAACTGCGACGATGGCAATCCCTGCACCGAGGACTCCTGCAATAAGCTCGCAGGATGCCAGAATATGGAGATAAATCATGATAACAACTACTGCACAGTGGAATGCGAAAATGGCAATCCGGTCTTCAAGCCGCTGATATGCGATGATGGCAATCCCTGGACCAAGGACTACTGCGATAAGTCCCGCGGTTGTGTTCATGTGCCGATATGCGGTCCATACCGCCATTACTGCAACCCATATAGCCACCATCTGCCTGCAGACTACCACTATCCCTACCTCGATTTCTATTATCCCGTCAACTACTATCCGTACAGGGTTGCACCTATCGTATCAGCACCAAAAGTTGCTGTACCGAGCGCGGCAATATCAAAAGCCGCGGCAACTAGTGCTGCCACTCCTCAGACAAAATCCTATAACATAAGCGCCGGGACGGTAATTACTCTCCCCTGGAATCATACAGTCACTGCCCTTGATGCACTGCAGGTAGAGAATGGTGTCGCCCTCTCAAGCGGATCGGGCATCCGGTTCTCAAGACAGATGGGCATGAGCAAGGTCTACCAGCTTCCGGACAGCCAGAATATCTTCGATCGGGCGGAGATGGTAGGTCTCTCCTGGCCTGCGAACAGCAGCCCATTCACTTTAACTCTAATTCAGCCCAATGGGACCACTCTATCTGTTCAGGATGGCGACGAGAATGCACTGCATCTCACCGGCTCCAACTACAACTACTACTTCCTGAGAAATCCGGCCGAGGGATACTGGACAGTTGTGGTCACGCCCACTCAAACCGCTCCCAATGGGACAGGATTTTCCCTGATCAGCGGGCTGGTGAAGGGAATAGTCCCTCCAAACAAGTCGTGAATAGCAGGCGAATACTATCGAGCGATGAAATAGAAGCTGGGTCATGATCTGGCCCAGTCGGTCTTTTTTCTCTTCCTTAAGGGGCTCTGCGGGCATCAATTCTCCTCTTGGAATCGCCGTATGCATATAGGCCGGCAAAGAGCAATCTTGGACCGGCGAAGAAGACCGCCGATCAGGCCATCCCTGCAATAAGAATACGCATCCTGTAGCCGATACGACTCTCATGTCGGAAGGAGAGGGATCGGTCCACATCTCCGTTTTATAATTATAGTATGCAAGACATGGGCATCAATGATCCGGACTAATCTTTTTATACTTCCAGATCTCTATTAAATCCTGGTTTATAGCAATGGGGGAAATGGAAAATTTTTGAAGAATGTGTTGCGCATGGAAGCGCACGAACGCGGTGATGGTCTTTGAGGTCGATAGTCAAGGGATCTGTGGGCACAATCGTTGGTGAGACCACACCTACTGCATTTAAGTTTCTCATAAGTAAAGAGGTTGGACGGGGCACATACATAAAAGCCAAAGGAGATGGCAGGGAGTGGATCTTAGCCCAGATTGAGGACATAAAAAGGTCTAACACTGCTTATACCGTAAACCAGCTCAATGATGCAGCCAGGAACTACGACTCCAGAGAGATGATGATCGCTGAGTCGAGGGTGATTGGCGTGGAAAGCAATGGCAAGCTGCGCCTCCCCACCAGCCCAGCCCGCCCTGGAGAGTCGGTATTCTTGGCCGATGAGAAGCTGATCAAGGCAACCCTCGGCCTATCTAAAGGCGACATGTACATAGGCATGCTGAAAGGCTACGATATCCGGGTGGAGATGGATGCCAATACCCTGGTGCAAAAGCACTGTAGCGTTCTGGCAAAGACCGGTTCGGGAAAATCCTATACAGCAGCTGTGATACTTGAAGAGCTCCTGGACAGGAAGGTGGCACTGCTGGTGATCGATCCTCATGGGGAGTACGCCTCCATGAAAGAGCCGAACAACGTGGGCGATTTCAGCAAATATAAGGTCAAGCCCCGGGGATATGATATCACTGTCTATACTCCAGGGGAGATGGCCATGAATCCCAGGGCGGACAGGCCATTTCGCTTCAATTCATTGAACCTCTCGGCAAGAGAGGTGGCGAAGATGATTCCCAATGAGAGCAGCAGCAGCGGCCAGCTGGGACTGCTCTATGAGGCCATCAGCGCCTTGAGAGCGGAGACGGATGCCTACACCCTGGAGGATATCATAGAGCAGGTGGTGAGGAGCAACTCCAAGGTGAAGTGGAATCTGGTGGGCCAGCTGGAGTCTCTCCTGGAGCTGGGGCTCTTCTCCGGTACGGCGACGCCATGCGACGAGTTGCTCAGGCCTGGGAGGGCGGCAGTTATCGATATGACTGGGATCATACCTGAGCTTCAGGCCATGATCGTCGCCCGTCTGCTGACCGATATCTTCGAGGCCCGAAAGCGCAGGCTGATCTCTCCTGGAATGGTGGTGGTGGAAGAGGCGCATAACTATATTCCCGAGCGGGGGACAGGAAATGCGGCATCCACCAATATCGTCCGCACCATTGCCGCTGAAGGGCGCAAGTTCGGCCTGGGACTGATGATCATCAGCCAGAGGCCGGCCAGGGTGGACAAGAACGTCATATCTCAGTGCAACACCCAGATCATTATGAGGGTAACCAATCCCAATGACCTCAAGGCGTTAAGCAAGGGCCTGGAGGGCATGACCACTGACCTGGAGGAAGAGATCAAGAGGTTGCCCGCTGGTGTGGCTATGCTGGTGAGCAATGAGATAGAAAGGCCGATCACTGTCAACATTCGACCGAGAAAATCGAGGCACGGCGGGGTCAGCACCGAGATAGTATCCCGGGAGAAGGCGAAAGCCTCCTCCGTCCAGCCAGCAAGAGCTCTGGAGAAGCGATCAAGGCCTCAATCCCCGGAAAGCTCTGGGAACGAGAAGCCAGTTCGAAGCAAGAAGAGCCAGAGCAGCGGCGGGCTGCTGAAAAAGGTCTTCGGCAGGGCTTGAGTCAATCAGTTCAATTGACAGACCTGGCCGGATCTAATCGCTCTCTCCCTCGTACTTGAACGAGAGGCAGACCTTCGCCCTGTACTCGGCGATCTTCCCATTATCCAGCCTGACGTCCAGCTCCTTGACCTCAGCAATGCGAAGGTCTCTGAGGGTCTTGGTTGCCCTGTCGACTACTGTCTTGACGGCATCTTCCCAGCTGGTAGTCGAGGTCCCAACTAGCTCAATTACTTTGTATACGTCTCCGGTCATATCCTTCACTCCTTAAATTTTAATCAATTATTGGTTCTTTTAGTTGATATATTTTCCTGATCTTTTTCGATTAATAGCAGCAAAAGCCTGAAATAATATCCTTCCAACCTCTGGCTAAAAGGAGAGAGGCTATAGTGACCGGTATTTTTGGCAATTCTTCGAAAAGCGCTTCAATTTCAGGCAATTCTCCATTCAAGGAGGCGGTGGGAATTGACGACCTGGCAGTCTATATTCCCCAGCTTTACCTTCCTTTAGAGGGGGAGTTCTCCCGCCGGCGAGAGATCGATCCAGGCAAGCTCACCCGAGGAATCGGAATAGAGAGGATGGCCATTCCCGATGCCCATGAGGACGCAGCCACCATGGCCGCCATGTCACTTCTCGAACTGATGCGCCGCTGCGACCTATTGCCCGAGGATATTGGAAAAATTCATATTGGCACGGAGTCTGCGGTCGACGAGGCCAAAGCGATTGGAACCTATGTCATCGGCATGCTGGAGAAGGTATATGGCCCTGGCTCATTTCAGCACTGCTCCACGGTGGAGTTCAAGTCGGCCTGCATCGGCACAACTCTGGCTCTGGAGAGCATCAGCTACTGGGTGGCTGCCGATGAGGGCGAAAGGGTCGGGGTGGTCATAGCCTCTGATGTGGCCAAATACCCACTGGGCTCCTCTGGAGAATACACTCAGGGGGCAGGAAGCGTCTCATTGCTGGTCAAGAAAAATCCGAGGATTGCCGCTTTAGAGCAGATCTATGGCTGCTTTACTCGGGATGAAAACGACTTCTTCCGCCCGACAGGCTGCACAATGGCCACGGTCAATGGCAAGCATAGCAACCAGTGTTACCTCGATGCCATGCAGGGAGCATTTGCATCATTTGCTGCCAAAGCTGCTCGCAAGGGCATAATCAGTCCAAAGAATGGGGAGTGCACCACCGACTGGATCGACCACCTTCTCTTCCATATCCCTTATCCCAGAATGATCGAGTATGCATCTGCCGCTATATTCCGGCAAGACTGGAAGAACAGCAGCCGGTGGAGTGATGTTGAGGCGGAGATCGGACCGGAGCCCGAGGCTGGAAATTATGATGATCTCGAGAGGTATCGGCTCGACCTGGCCCGCTATGCCCGGAGCTTTGCTCGGTCCAGGCAGTTTCTGGAGGCTTATAATGCCAGGGTTATAGATTCGGCAGCTCTCTCTCGTTCCATTGGGAATATCTATACCGGTTCGATCTATCTGGGCCTGGCCAGCCTCCTGGAGTTGCAGAAGCTTCGAGCGCATGAGAGGCTTTGCTTTGGGGCTTACGGAAGCGGATGTTCAGCCCTGGTCTTCTCGGCGCGGGTCAGCTCGGAGTTCTCTTCTGTACCGTCAAGGGACCTGTTTGAGAGGCTGGAGAAGAGAAGGGAAATATCCCTGGAGGAGTATGAATTGCTGCATGAGGGAGTGAGAAAGGAGAGCCTGATCCAGCCTTCAGGGGAGTTCGCTCTGGCCCAGATCGACCACCAGGGATACCGGCATTACGAGTATATGAGTTGAGGCTGAAATCGTAGGCTGCAGTCGGAGAACTGCACTTTTTTTTTAATGGGATCAGCTGATTCAAATTCCCGTGATGCTCGGGATCTTCCTTCTTCTGAAAAATCAGATCTTTATTAACTCAATGCTTCCATCATCTTTCCCTTGAATATGTGAGAATGCAACCGAAAGCTATAATATATACTAATAATATTTGCAAAATTAATACTAATTAACACTAAATGTCTAATGTGATGGCATGAGAAGACATTGGAGAAGCATACTGTGCATACTGATATCCCTAGTTGCATCCTTCAGTGCGACCTCGGGCGATCGGGATGATGAGAGACCCGCATTAGGAGTCTTTGGTAACGCCAACCTGGATGACAGGATAGATGAAAAAGACATTGCATACACTCAGGAGGTCATCGCTGGTAGAATGACGTCTAACAACCTAACCGATGCCAATTATGATGGCAAGATCGATGAAGATGACATAACTCAGATCGAGAAGATAATAAGAGGGGAAGAGGAGGAGCTTACAGTCGTCTCGGAGAGCAACTGGGATGAATATAATGCAGTGACGATTAAAAAACCGGTTAAAACCGTCTTGACCCGGTTTTTTGACTCTGCTGAAGTTCTTCGCATATTTGATTCAACCGATATGATACTTGCCGTGGGATGCAAAAATTTTCAGGAGAATTCACTTTTCTTTCCTGAGCTGAGCCGTCTGCCCTACGTCGCAGATACACGCACCAGTGAGCTTGATAACGAGTATATCCTAAGCATGAATCCCGACATCTTTCTGGGATGGTACAAAGAGGATCGCGAGAAGCTACCGGGAATCAATCTGATCCATTCAAAGCTCTGGGGCCTCAACTCCTCCCGTGATATCAGAAAGCTCGGTTATATCTTGGACAAGGAGAATGAGGCAGAGGAATATATAAAATGGCATGATAATTGCATAAACAAGATCAAGGAGGAGGTCGATGAGATACCCCTTGATGATAGACCTCGCGTCCTCGTTGCCCTTCCCAAGCCCGGCGGCGTATTTGGCGTATACAGAGGAGAGGGAGGCACAACCGGAATGGATGATCTGATGACACTGATACCCGTAAACTCCATCGGTCAGCTGTTGCCGACGAAAGATTATGAGGAGGTAGATACGGAATGGGTGATAGAGCAGAATCCCGATATCATCATCATTGCATCCAATCTGATAGAGGCGAAAGGGGGAGGCTCATTTGCCGGTTATGATCTGGACGATCCATCTCAGATGGCAAGAGAGAGGGAGGACTTTTTAAGCCGACCAGAGTTGGCAGAGGTCAATGCGGTTAAGAACGGCCGGGTCTATATGATGGAGTACAAGCTATTCTCCTACAGCCAGTCTATGATAGTAGGGGCGGCATATCTAGCAAAGTGGATCTATCCCGATCTGGACTTGAATCCAGAAAAGATTCATCAGGAGTACCTCAGCAGGTTCCAGCATCTGGATTATGACCTAAATGAGCATGGAGTATTTGCTTATCCGCCTATTGAGATCGAAGGCGGCTTGGCTGGGATACCAGATAGATTTGCGGGCCAGATTTGAGACCTCAGAGAATGCGCTGGTGTTCCCTGAAATCTCATAATTTTTTGCAGTACTCCTGCGCCTAGTAGAGGGACCTCGATCGTTGTGCTTGGCAAATCCTTGAAATCGCTTCATTTCGGTCAACGGCGCATTAAATAAAGTGTGATGTATCTTATTCACACGTTCTATTATGTAAAAATGGTTTATAGATATTGTTTTTCGGCAAAAGTACTTAATCTTATACGTAGCAGTTGTTCTCCATGGAAGCACTGTCATCCATCATGGAAAAGCTGGCCCGCCCCCAGAAATATCTCGTCGGCAGCAATTCCCGCCAAGCAGACCATGCGGCTCTGGAGCTGGAGACGGCAAAGGAGATCCTGGCTGAGGTCTTCAGGATCAGGACGTCGGAGGTGGATGAGATGATTCTGGGCCGTTTAGAAGAGGCTCTAATCATCCCTGATCGCTCGAAGGGAGATGGTCTTTGGCCGCGGGAGTTCCGGCTGGATGGCTGAGCGCTCTTTTTGCAGATTTATGTCACTCTTCAGTCCTTTTCCAGCTCCCTCTCCTTTTTCCGGATCACTTCTTCCATCCTGCAGCTGTGCAGCTCAGTCACTCCGTGAGCCTCCAGGGCCTGCACCTCCTCTTCCTGGAAGGACTGCAGCCTTTCCATGAGCAGATCGAAGTTCACTTTGTGGCCGTCGAACTCCGGGCCCTCCACACAGGCCAGCCTCATCTGGCCGTCAACCTCCACCCGGCAGCTGCCGCACATTCCCGTGCCGTCGATCATGATGGGGTTCAGGCTAACTATGGTCTTGATCCCGAGGGGCTTGGTGATCTCGCTAACCCTCTTCATCATGGGCACCGGTCCGATAGCCACCACCACATCCGGAGTCTCCCTATCCAGCACCTCCATCAATAGGTCAGTGACCAGAGCATTACGTTCAATGGTGCCGGTATCTGTGCAGACCAGCAGCTCATCGGAGACTGTTTCCATCTCTCGTCTCAGGATGATCAGCTCCTCATTTCTTGCTCCGATGATGCTAATCACCCTGCTTCCTCTGCTTTTGAGCTTCCTGGCAATAGGATAGAGAACGGCAACGCCCGTGCCCCCGCCAACGCATATCGCCGTCCCCACCGCCTCCATCTCAGTAGGTCGGCCCAGGGGTCCAACCACATTCTGATAGGAGTCTCCCACCTGAAGGGTCTTGAAAAGGGCTGTGGACCAGCCCACAACGGAGAATATGATGGTAATGGTCCCAATCTCCGGATTGGCATCCGAGATCGTCATCGGCACCCTCTCCCCTAATTCATTTGCCCTGAGCATCACAAACTGCCCGGGCTGGGCGGTGCGGGCGATCTTTGGCGCCTCAATCTCATTGAGCACCATCCTCCCCCCTGCCATCTCCTCTCGCCGAACTATCCTGTTCATCCCGCCTCCTGGCGATTTGCCAGTCTAATGCCATTCTGTTTTTGCAGATAAATGAAATTGATTCGATTATTGAGAAGTAGTGTATCTCGTTATGAGATATAACAATTGGCTTATCATTCCAGACAGAAGTAAGTAGCGTGAGGATCTTACAGTGAAATTTGCAGGATATTATTGTTTGCGGGAAATATTTGCGCCCCTAAATCTTCAAAGCCTTGAGCATAAATGATGAAGAGGAAAGAAAGAGAGATGGGCCACCGAGGGCTTAAAAAAATTGAGGAGCAAAAGAGCGTCCACCCCCCCGCTCAGGCCGTCTTCATCTCCGCCGCCTCCTCCAGACCCAGCTCCTTGATCGAATCCTCTCTCATCTTGTACTTCTGAATCTTTCCGCTGACCGTCATGGGGAAATCGTCCACGAACTTGATATATCTGGGAATCTTGAAGTGCGCGATTCTGCCCTTGCAGAAGGCTTTGATCTCCTCTTGGTTGGCAGATGCGCCATTCTTAAGCTTGATCCAGGCCATCAGCTCCTCGCCATACTTCTTGTCCGGAACGCCGATCACCTGCACATCGCTGATGGCGGGGTGAGTATAGAGGAACTCCTCGATCTCTCGGGGATAGATGTTCTCTCCTCCTCGAATCACCATGTCCTTGAGCCTGCCGGT
Proteins encoded in this window:
- a CDS encoding hydroxymethylglutaryl-CoA synthase family protein → MTGIFGNSSKSASISGNSPFKEAVGIDDLAVYIPQLYLPLEGEFSRRREIDPGKLTRGIGIERMAIPDAHEDAATMAAMSLLELMRRCDLLPEDIGKIHIGTESAVDEAKAIGTYVIGMLEKVYGPGSFQHCSTVEFKSACIGTTLALESISYWVAADEGERVGVVIASDVAKYPLGSSGEYTQGAGSVSLLVKKNPRIAALEQIYGCFTRDENDFFRPTGCTMATVNGKHSNQCYLDAMQGAFASFAAKAARKGIISPKNGECTTDWIDHLLFHIPYPRMIEYASAAIFRQDWKNSSRWSDVEAEIGPEPEAGNYDDLERYRLDLARYARSFARSRQFLEAYNARVIDSAALSRSIGNIYTGSIYLGLASLLELQKLRAHERLCFGAYGSGCSALVFSARVSSEFSSVPSRDLFERLEKRREISLEEYELLHEGVRKESLIQPSGEFALAQIDHQGYRHYEYMS
- a CDS encoding ABC transporter substrate-binding protein; the protein is MRRHWRSILCILISLVASFSATSGDRDDERPALGVFGNANLDDRIDEKDIAYTQEVIAGRMTSNNLTDANYDGKIDEDDITQIEKIIRGEEEELTVVSESNWDEYNAVTIKKPVKTVLTRFFDSAEVLRIFDSTDMILAVGCKNFQENSLFFPELSRLPYVADTRTSELDNEYILSMNPDIFLGWYKEDREKLPGINLIHSKLWGLNSSRDIRKLGYILDKENEAEEYIKWHDNCINKIKEEVDEIPLDDRPRVLVALPKPGGVFGVYRGEGGTTGMDDLMTLIPVNSIGQLLPTKDYEEVDTEWVIEQNPDIIIIASNLIEAKGGGSFAGYDLDDPSQMAREREDFLSRPELAEVNAVKNGRVYMMEYKLFSYSQSMIVGAAYLAKWIYPDLDLNPEKIHQEYLSRFQHLDYDLNEHGVFAYPPIEIEGGLAGIPDRFAGQI
- a CDS encoding sulfide/dihydroorotate dehydrogenase-like FAD/NAD-binding protein; protein product: MNRIVRREEMAGGRMVLNEIEAPKIARTAQPGQFVMLRANELGERVPMTISDANPEIGTITIIFSVVGWSTALFKTLQVGDSYQNVVGPLGRPTEMEAVGTAICVGGGTGVAVLYPIARKLKSRGSRVISIIGARNEELIILRREMETVSDELLVCTDTGTIERNALVTDLLMEVLDRETPDVVVAIGPVPMMKRVSEITKPLGIKTIVSLNPIMIDGTGMCGSCRVEVDGQMRLACVEGPEFDGHKVNFDLLMERLQSFQEEEVQALEAHGVTELHSCRMEEVIRKKERELEKD